From the genome of Pogona vitticeps strain Pit_001003342236 chromosome 10, PviZW2.1, whole genome shotgun sequence, one region includes:
- the NETO2 gene encoding neuropilin and tolloid-like protein 2 isoform X2, with the protein MALDKVYSVLEVFLITILVVEGIAVAQKTQVAQNIGNRMAATQCSDWVRTSNGGHFASPNFPKFYPPNQECVYILEAAPRQRIELTFDEPYYIEPSFECRFDHLEVRDGPFGFSPLIDRYCGLKSPSLIRSTGRFMWIKFTSDEELEGEGFKAKYSFIPDPDFTYLGGILNPIPDCQFELSGADGIVRSSQVEQEEKTKPGQAVDCIWTIKATPNAKIYLRFLDYQMEHSNECKRNFVAVYDGSSSIENLKAKFCSTVANDVMLQTGIGVVRMWADEGSRLSRFRMLFTSFVDPPCSGSTYFCHSNMCINNSLVCNGIQNCAYPWDENHCKEKKKTGLFEQITKTHGTIIGITSGIVLVLLIISILVQVKQPRKKVMACKATFNKTGFQEVFDPPHYELFSLRDKEISADLADLSEELENYQKMRRSSTASRCIHDHHCGSQAAPVKQSRTNLSSMELPFRNDFSQPQPMKTFNSTFKKSSYTFKQAHECPEQVIEDRVMEEIPCEIYVRGREDAPQGALAIDF; encoded by the exons TGTTCTTGATAACTATACTGGTAGTGGAAGGAATTGCTGTCGCTCAAAAGACTCAAG TTGCACAAAATATTGGCAATCGCATGGCAGCTACCCAGTGTAGTGACTGGGTACGAACAAGCAATGGAGGCCACTTTGCGTCACCAAACTTCCCTAAATTCTACCCACCTAACCAGGAGTGTGTCTATATTTTAGAAg CGGCCCCACGGCAAAGAATTGAGCTGACCTTTGATGAACCATACTACATAGAGCCTTCGTTTGAATGTCGATTTGATCACCTGGAGGTTCGAGATGGGCCATTTGGTTTCTCTCCGCTCATTGATCGATACTGTGGTCTAAAAAGTCCTAGCCTCATTAGATCCACAGGGAGATTCATGTGGATAAAGTTTACTTCAGATGAAGAGCTAGAAGGAGAGGGATTTAAAGCCAAGTATTCGTTTATACCAG ACCCAGACTTCACATACCTAGGAGGTATTTTAAATCCCATCCCAG ATTGTCAGTTTGAGCTCTCGGGAGCGGATGGGATCGTCCGGTCCAGTCAggtggaacaggaagagaaaacaaagcctgGACAAGCAGTGGATTGCATATGGACCATTAAAGCTACTCCCAATGCCAAG ATTTATTTGAGGTTTCTGGACTACCAAATGGAACATTCAAATGAGTGCAAGAGAAACTTTGTGGCTGTCTATGATGGAAGCAGTTCCATTGAGAAccttaaagcaaaattttgcagcacgGTGGCAAACGATGTTATGCTACAGACTGGAATTGGAGTGGTGCGGATGTGGGCAGATGAAGGCAGCAGGTTAAGCAGATTCAGAATGCTCTTCACATCGTTTGTAGACC ctCCATGCTCAGGAAGCACTTACTTTTGCCACAGCAACATGTGCATCAATAATTCTTTAGTCTGCAATGGCATTCAGAACTGTGCATACCCTTGGGATGAAAACCACTGCAAAG aaaagaagaaaacaggattaTTTGAACAAATCACCAAAACACACGGAACTATAATTGGAATTACTTCAGGGATTGTCTTGGTCCTTCTCATCATTTCCATCCTGGTGCAGGTCAAGCAGCCTCGCAAGAAGGTGATGGCCTGCAAAGCGACTTTCAATAAGACTGGCTTCCAGGAGGTTTTTGATCCTCCTCATTACGAGCTCTTCTCTCTAAGAGACAAAGAGATTTCTGCTGACTTGGCTGACCTCTCTGAAGAACTTGAAAACTACCAGAAAATGAGACGGTCCTCGACAGCTTCGAGGTGCATTCATGACCATCATTGCGGTTCCCAGGCGGCCCCAGTAAAACAGAGCAGGACCAACCTCAGTTCCATGGAACTTCCTTTCCGCAATGATTTTTCTCAGCCGCAGCCCATGAAGACCTTTAATAGCACCTTCAAAAAAAGCAGCTATACTTTCAAGCAGGCCCATGAGTGCCCAGAGCAAGTGATAGAAGACAGAGTCATGGAAGAGATTCCGTGTGAAATCTACGTGAGGGGTCGGGAAGATGCACCTCAAGGTGCATTAGCTATTGACTTTTAA
- the NETO2 gene encoding neuropilin and tolloid-like protein 2 isoform X1 — protein MALDKVYSVLEVFLITILVVEGIAVAQKTQVAQNIGNRMAATQCSDWVRTSNGGHFASPNFPKFYPPNQECVYILEAAPRQRIELTFDEPYYIEPSFECRFDHLEVRDGPFGFSPLIDRYCGLKSPSLIRSTGRFMWIKFTSDEELEGEGFKAKYSFIPDPDFTYLGDCQFELSGADGIVRSSQVEQEEKTKPGQAVDCIWTIKATPNAKIYLRFLDYQMEHSNECKRNFVAVYDGSSSIENLKAKFCSTVANDVMLQTGIGVVRMWADEGSRLSRFRMLFTSFVDPPCSGSTYFCHSNMCINNSLVCNGIQNCAYPWDENHCKEKKKTGLFEQITKTHGTIIGITSGIVLVLLIISILVQVKQPRKKVMACKATFNKTGFQEVFDPPHYELFSLRDKEISADLADLSEELENYQKMRRSSTASRCIHDHHCGSQAAPVKQSRTNLSSMELPFRNDFSQPQPMKTFNSTFKKSSYTFKQAHECPEQVIEDRVMEEIPCEIYVRGREDAPQGALAIDF, from the exons TGTTCTTGATAACTATACTGGTAGTGGAAGGAATTGCTGTCGCTCAAAAGACTCAAG TTGCACAAAATATTGGCAATCGCATGGCAGCTACCCAGTGTAGTGACTGGGTACGAACAAGCAATGGAGGCCACTTTGCGTCACCAAACTTCCCTAAATTCTACCCACCTAACCAGGAGTGTGTCTATATTTTAGAAg CGGCCCCACGGCAAAGAATTGAGCTGACCTTTGATGAACCATACTACATAGAGCCTTCGTTTGAATGTCGATTTGATCACCTGGAGGTTCGAGATGGGCCATTTGGTTTCTCTCCGCTCATTGATCGATACTGTGGTCTAAAAAGTCCTAGCCTCATTAGATCCACAGGGAGATTCATGTGGATAAAGTTTACTTCAGATGAAGAGCTAGAAGGAGAGGGATTTAAAGCCAAGTATTCGTTTATACCAG ACCCAGACTTCACATACCTAGGAG ATTGTCAGTTTGAGCTCTCGGGAGCGGATGGGATCGTCCGGTCCAGTCAggtggaacaggaagagaaaacaaagcctgGACAAGCAGTGGATTGCATATGGACCATTAAAGCTACTCCCAATGCCAAG ATTTATTTGAGGTTTCTGGACTACCAAATGGAACATTCAAATGAGTGCAAGAGAAACTTTGTGGCTGTCTATGATGGAAGCAGTTCCATTGAGAAccttaaagcaaaattttgcagcacgGTGGCAAACGATGTTATGCTACAGACTGGAATTGGAGTGGTGCGGATGTGGGCAGATGAAGGCAGCAGGTTAAGCAGATTCAGAATGCTCTTCACATCGTTTGTAGACC ctCCATGCTCAGGAAGCACTTACTTTTGCCACAGCAACATGTGCATCAATAATTCTTTAGTCTGCAATGGCATTCAGAACTGTGCATACCCTTGGGATGAAAACCACTGCAAAG aaaagaagaaaacaggattaTTTGAACAAATCACCAAAACACACGGAACTATAATTGGAATTACTTCAGGGATTGTCTTGGTCCTTCTCATCATTTCCATCCTGGTGCAGGTCAAGCAGCCTCGCAAGAAGGTGATGGCCTGCAAAGCGACTTTCAATAAGACTGGCTTCCAGGAGGTTTTTGATCCTCCTCATTACGAGCTCTTCTCTCTAAGAGACAAAGAGATTTCTGCTGACTTGGCTGACCTCTCTGAAGAACTTGAAAACTACCAGAAAATGAGACGGTCCTCGACAGCTTCGAGGTGCATTCATGACCATCATTGCGGTTCCCAGGCGGCCCCAGTAAAACAGAGCAGGACCAACCTCAGTTCCATGGAACTTCCTTTCCGCAATGATTTTTCTCAGCCGCAGCCCATGAAGACCTTTAATAGCACCTTCAAAAAAAGCAGCTATACTTTCAAGCAGGCCCATGAGTGCCCAGAGCAAGTGATAGAAGACAGAGTCATGGAAGAGATTCCGTGTGAAATCTACGTGAGGGGTCGGGAAGATGCACCTCAAGGTGCATTAGCTATTGACTTTTAA